Genomic window (Rhododendron vialii isolate Sample 1 chromosome 4a, ASM3025357v1):
TTTTGCAAAGATAAGACACAATTGAAGACCAACAGAACAACGTTGTACATCTCTAATTAAATAAGTATCATACTCAGCTGGCAAAACAGTCATCGTTTATAAGACACTGAGTTACAAATTGGTTAAAAACTCCATTGAGAGGTTGATGGGTGTCATAGAGAGACTTTTCCTCGGCTGCCTTGCTGCATTCATAGCCTGTATTTCCCTTCATTTTTTAGGGTATAAACACCGATCCTAATGCCACATAAAACCCACTGGTCGATACATAAACTCGATCGCTATTGCATTACTACGCTATCAGGGAATCCCAGAATCAACATATGGCTGTTCATACAATACCGAATTCGTAACTATACAACTACGACATTGGCTAGTTCTACTGAGTGCACACTAGATATACCAGCAATATatcagcttttcttcttctttattgatCTGGTCCAAGAATACATCAGTTGCGCGCACTAGGTATTTCAGTACCCCATTCCGCAATTGCGCCTTGATTGATGTTAAGATTAAGTGTGTCCTTATGTGAACAAACTTACTTTTGATGTTAAAACCTCGAAATATAAGCCTAGTATTACTAACATGAATCAAGTACAGAAGTTGTATTAATATTACTGAATTCGATATTGTGCATGTTGACATACGGTGATTGTCAGTTCCCTGGAAAAGTTTGGAATTTAAAATGCCTACAAGAGTGTTGAAGCCACATGTGATCCGGTGACATTTAGTATCAATCGTTTATGGACTGCCTCATCCGTCCAGACTAAAAATATCCAATGAGCCCGATTAAATCATCCCAAGAGTAGAAAGGGACAAAGTAATCGGGTGTCAGGTTTCCTGCCAAACCAAGGTAAAAATATCAAATCAGGCCCTCATCCGCCCAGAAGCTCTCATCGGCTCGCCTAATCCATCACCCAATCGGATCTGAATCCTCTATGAGGATTTGTCTGTGAGGATCTTGTGAGGGTTTTGACGAGAGAGTGCCAACACATTAATGAGGAGATTCAATGGTCACAATAGGTACTCCTCCTTTTGAAGCTAAACGACACTGTTTTATGGGATAATTTTCTAACGGTGGGAAAAGGTTCTTCTTCTCCGTTAACCTCAATCGTTATCTTCTTCTCAATTCTTGTACTACTACAGTTCTGCTGCCCAGAGAAAAAACCCACAACtgctatcttcttcttctccgatttcttcttctcctcaacCAAAGCCTAAGttatcttcctttctttttcctcctagGTTCTGATTTTCAGCAAATCAAAACCCTCTATTTttctttcagttttttttttttttttccaaattaaaattGAGGCTTTTGTTGCTCTTCCTTTTCACGTACACTTTTCAATCTAGGGAAGAAAAAGTTTCAAATCCTCGAACCAAATTAGAATTGGAAACTGAAAATGAAGGAGAAGACTGAGATTTTGTGGAATTTGTGGTGGATGGACATAGCTGTCCTGGTTGAGAACAGGGTTTTGGGCTGAAAATGGAAActgaaaacaaagaagaagacatAATATTCTGGCCGTTTGGGCTCCGTCTATCTGAACGACGTCGTAAGAGCACAACACAAAATTACAGGCAACCCGCATTTTCATGTTTTGCACCGTTGGATATCTTGGCATAATAGGTGACACTCTCTTATCAAAACCCTCACAGGCAGATCCTCACAGAGAATTCGGATACCATCCAATCAAGCCCGAGAGGAAAACGACGCCTTTCAAATTTAATGTTTCGTTAGGTATATTAGTGTGAGATCGTACTCCATCACAAATGGGAAATGGTGGAAGGGTCAATGTACGTGGGAACTCATGCAAATGTCAACTAGTCATGACTCTAGCTCTAGCTACGTACCATGCAACACATATTTCCATAactgaaaggaaataaaattccACTTGACAATTTTTCAATGATTTCAAGTGTATAAAGGACTTGTACCTTGCACATGGTACATAAGTTTTATACACTACAATTTTggtacaaagaaaaaaaaattggggattAATAAAACTCTGTTTTTATACGTTATACGCCTATTTATCTATATGCATGACAAATTCAGAAGAGTACGTGCATGTTGTAGTCGAATCATTCACCGTGGATACCCAAATGACCTAATCCATTGCTTATGATGAAAAATACCTATTGCATAGATTGTAGCTAATTTGCTAAAGTTTCTCGGTTGAATGTTTGTTGCAGCATAAAAGTGACCGAGTGATTTTAGCTCAAAGTGTCCAAACAAGCTTATCTGCATCTTGACTTAATCACGACGAACCAATCCCAACATTAAGTAGTCGGATACTGAATTTACATAGTTTTTGTTCTGAAACTTATTAAGCCAAAAACAATTTTCTGACCTAGAAAAGTTGGTTTTTAAGAATTCGTATTACGCAGGTATCGTCACTACCACTCCATGGATTATCCAAAAATGTAACTACGTAAATTTTTTCAATTGAGATGACAGTAGTGATGATACCTACAATGTATGTATATGAGTAAGTTTTTATTCCCCATTCCGCAATTAGGCCTTGATAAATGGAAGGATAAGTGTCCTATTTATGTGAACAAACTGACTTTTGATGCTAAGCCTTTAAGTATAACCTGAAGCTAGGAATACAAACCAAGGAGCAAAGAACAATGCAGAGGAATTAAAGGAGTACTGACCCTACTTGACTAATTGCTATCACAAGGAAAACTAGCTAGGTAGGCCCCCAATGTTTGCAAATTGTCAAACTTCTCAACTCAGTAGGACCATAGGATCAAAAGCAATTAAACCTCCAAGATGGTTACAAGTGTCACTCCACCATTGGCTCCAAACCACTATAAAAGGCCACCAAAGCTCACTTAGTATGGCACCTTCACCAAGTACCATCCCACTCACTGTTAgattcaggaaaaaaaatgtctCTCAAATACTTGCTAGTGTTGTCACTTATGGTGGTGGCTCTCACCACCCCCTCATTTGCTGATTACCCAAAGCCACCGATAGGAAAACCAGAGCACAAACCGCCAATAGGTAAGCCAGGACCAGAGCCTGAACCACCAATGGGAAAGCCAGAGCACGAACCACCAACGGGCAAGCCAGGAACGGAGCACAAGCCACCAACGGGAAAGCCAGAGAACAAACCACCAATGGGCGAGCCAGAACACAAACCACCAATATTGGGTAAGCCAGGATCGGAGCACAAGCCACCAACGGGAAAGCCAGAGAACAAACCACCAGTGGACAAGCCGGAACACAAACCACCAATGGGTATACCACCCAAGGGAGGAGAAAAGCCACCAAAAGAGGGAGAGAAGCCACCAACTCATGGGCACACTCTGTTGGAAAAGCCAGAGCACAAACCGCTAGTGGGAAAGCCAGGGTCAGAGCACAAACCACCAACGGGAAAGCCAGAGCACAAGCCACCAGTGGGTATACCGCCCAAGGGAGGAGAGAAGCCACCAAAAAAGGGAGAGAAGCCACCACCAGAGAAGAAGCCACCAACTCATGGGCATTTCCCAGGACACACCCTGATGGAGGAGAATGTTGAAGACTTCCACAAGCCACCGCGAAAGACATTGCCGCCCATGAAGAAGCCATATGGCCCCCATAAGCCACCACACAAGCCTCCAACCCCTCCCCATTCCAACTAGTGACCTCGTTTATCTATGGTTATCGTATAGAAATAAGAGGCATGCTTCGCTTTGCagattttattttagtttttgagTCACAGTCATATGATCAGCTTGTGTTGGTGGTAGGCTTGTGTCAGCTATCCACGATTGTAGCGGTGTCCTCTGTACTCGTTGGTGCTTATTATTAGCACCTATACATATTCCTTTCTGTGTGTTTTATAGTGCAGAGATGATTATCTAGCTCTTCCATCTATTATATAGATTACCACCGGTTCGCATTGTCTCTTTTTGTTCGATTCTGCAATCAGAACAGAGTAATAAGCACCAACCGCAGTTTTATGCTATATTCGAGTGAATTATTTAGCGCTCCTGGAGCCTTAGGCAGGAACACTGCATAATTCTTCGTTCTATTCGGGTGCATAACACACATGACTGTAACGTGTGAGGGAAAACACATTGCACTCCTGGCAGTACTATTGCTATGTATCATGCATTCTTATCACTGTCATATTTCACCACGTACACGGAAGGACATATATTTTGATTACTCTTTGGTCACATTTTAGAATGGAGCTAGCAGGGCCCGAATAAAACCGGGTGAGTTGATAAAACCTGAGAATTTTCGAAGCCTAGCAGGTATTAAACTTTGAGTACCAAACTAAATCCTGGGGGCTGATAGATAAAATCAGttctattaaaaaatattttgaaattgtacaAAAAGTAACAGTACAAATTTGTTTTGACAAAACagaaatgccaaaaaaaacttGCCATCCATTTTGGAACGGAGAAAATATTGCTTTTCTGAATCAATCTGTTCTTGACCTGGAAATTATGATGAAATAGAAATCCATTAGTTAATCAAAATAATAGTAATTGTACTAGCTCCGTTCTAGAACCTATTGAGGTCGCCATAACAAATGGGAAACGAAGAAACACTAGACCAGAGTAGCCGGACACTTCCAAAGTAAAATCCATGGATTGAATCCAAGGGTGAGTTTTGGCTAGCTTTTCAGGAGTTTTTTGGCAGTCTTTTTTAGTTGGTTTCTTTTAATCTTTACAAGATTCAGGTCCAATTTTTACACCATATTGTTAGCcctgacgagaggaatcgaaaaataTAATAACATTggccaaaattgaaaaaagttaatATAAAACAacgaaaaataccaaaaaagttgaaaaaaccaAAGTTAATTACTTCACAAATCCTTGGGTATCTCCGTCTAACATAACTCCATACAATAGTGCTCTTAATTACTACTTGATCATACCTTGTGGAGCATGGATCCTCTCATATGACAGTTATGTAATGTAAAAGAAGTCCTACCAAGGTGATACCTGAGGATCCGATTCATTTATTTCGCAGGTCTCAATGTATGCATCAatcatccatgcaaaaaatcagattgacTAGACATCAATATCCACCTAAACAAGTTAAAAAAGAATTGGCAGTCCGTGTTGAGTGTCCATTTCCCCTATAACCAATATAATCGATTAGAtattgttgtaacgaacgctatgaatgcaagctaagaacgagaaattgaaaactaaacaagaaatcacaaagacacaagatgtacgtggttccccaagatgggtacgtccacgggcgaggagagagaggattcactaaccaacgtgaagaagagatacaaagagtcggctataatccgtaactctagaaaggccacaatatgaaagcccaaaagataatttttagaagtaccccaaaagccttatttataataggctacaaaaacgggaacaacataattaaccaatgtgggactaaagaatacaaggcattcctaacaattctccactttgacttgaattccactgaaccaaatcaccaaatatagctatccccttctaacctctcactcgccaaatgcccccgaggggcgatcaactgcaaataccaagcaagcccaagcaatgcttaaacttggcaaccggaaccggtttagtcaacatatctgctgggttatctgccgtacccactttcttcacctcaacttgcttctgtgagatgatatcccgaacgaagtgatacctgacatcgatatgcttagtcctctcatgatacatcagatttttagtcaaatgtatagcactctgcgaatcacaaaatactgaactcacaccctgtgcaagaccaagctcacaaagcaaacctctcatccacaatgcctccttcacagcttcagcaatggccatatactccgcttctgttgtagacagcgcaactgtagcctgtaaagtagctttccaactaatggcacttccggacagagtaaagacataacctgtcagagacctcctcttatcgtggtcaccggcaaaatccgaatcaacataaccaacagcatgatcaccagaattgacaatcccaaacaatagaccaacacctgcagttccgcacaaataccgtagtatccatttcacagcctcccaatgtgcctttcctggacgccccatataacgactaacgacactaactgcatgtgaaatatcaggacgagtacataccatggcgtacataaggctcccaactgcgcacgaatatggaacctgagacatatacttctcctcatcctccgactctggtgacaactcagctgaaagtcgaaagtgtgctgccaaaggggtactgactggcttcgagttctgcatggcaaagcgctcaagtactttaagaacataagacttctgattcaaaaataatttgccagctactcgatctctgcaaatctccatacccaaaatacgttttgccgcacccaaatctttcatctcaaattcaccacctaactgttgtttcaacctgttgatttctgacacactcttggcagcaataagcatatcatcaacatacaacagtagataaacaaatgaaccatctggaagttttcgaaaatatacacaactgtcatactcacttcttgaatatgactggcttatcataaaagtatcaaaccgcttataccactgcctaggggattgcttgaggccatacaaagatttacgaagtaaacaaacgtgatcctccttaccagaaacaacaaatccctcaggctgacgcatataaatctgttcctcaagctcgccgtgcaaaaacgcagttttgacatcaagttgctctaactcaagatcataacatgcaacaatagcaagtaaagtgcgaatggaactatgttttacaactggtgaaaatacctcattgtagtcaacaccctccttctggctgtatcctttcgccactagccgagctttaaatcgagcgtcttctacccctggaatacctggtttgcgcttgaagatccacttgcatccaacaatcctcttccctttcagcggttctactaactcccatgtctgattcttctgaagagactcaatctcctcattcatagcaacaaaccactgtgcagactcagcgctcaaaatagcttccgtatagcttgaaggctcctcatactcaactgtttcagcaactgataaagcataggccaccatctcagaataagccgaatacctttcaggaggccgaatctccctccttggcctatctttagcaatagtgcgtggttgctcaactaatgcatcaacctctgtgtctgaactcttgaactcctcttcaattggcttctcaatgtgcttcttccctgagtcggaagattcacccaaaaactccacctgctttggaacactatgttcttgaactgtatcatcaacctgcttagaccccttaatcagataattttcatcaaaagtcacatccctactgatcaaaaacttcaaatcatcagagcaccataacctgtaccctttgacacctgctgcataacccaagaaaatacacttcttggctcgtggctccaatttaccctcattcacatgagcgtaagctggacacccaaaaacacgcaatacagaataatcagctgaatgacctgaccatacctcaaacggagtcttacactcaatagcagtcgacggagacctgttcaccaaatagcatgttgtggaaacggcttcagcccaaaattctttgcccaatccggaattggacaacatacaacgtgccttctccaaaagagtcctgttcattcgttcagccacaccattctgctgaggggtttttctcactgtgtgatgcctcacaatgccctcatcactgcagaacctatcaaactcgccaagacaaaactccataccattatcagttctcaaacgttttattttcttaccagtctgattctcaatcaaagttttaaactgtttgaatgtattaaaagcgtcactcttatgtttcaacatatacacccaaaccttacgagagaaatcatctataatactcataaaatatcgaaaatcacctttagaagttacctctgcgggaccccaaagatccgagtgaaaataatccaccgtgcctttggtgcgatgaacagctgtactgaattttaccctgcactgcttgccgtagacacaatgctcacagaaatccagtttctcaattttctggccacatagcaaaccctgtttgctcaaaactgtcatcc
Coding sequences:
- the LOC131324090 gene encoding proline-rich 33 kDa extensin-related protein-like, translated to MSLKYLLVLSLMVVALTTPSFADYPKPPIGKPEHKPPIGKPGPEPEPPMGKPEHEPPTGKPGTEHKPPTGKPENKPPMGEPEHKPPILGKPGSEHKPPTGKPENKPPVDKPEHKPPMGIPPKGGEKPPKEGEKPPTHGHTLLEKPEHKPLVGKPGSEHKPPTGKPEHKPPVGIPPKGGEKPPKKGEKPPPEKKPPTHGHFPGHTLMEENVEDFHKPPRKTLPPMKKPYGPHKPPHKPPTPPHSN